A genomic segment from Sandaracinaceae bacterium encodes:
- a CDS encoding DUF4281 domain-containing protein, producing the protein MPFLDRFFRLASLIALLGWVVVFAFPWVPDPARTWTLGGALALLCVQYLFLLTLGGRYDAEGERPRGSFLTLRGVISLFRTPRVVLVGWIHFLAFDLFVGASIALDAERVGISHLWCLPILGLTLMYGPVGMLAYLVLRLVAG; encoded by the coding sequence ATGCCCTTCCTCGACCGCTTCTTTCGCCTCGCCTCCCTCATCGCCCTGCTGGGCTGGGTGGTCGTGTTCGCCTTCCCCTGGGTCCCCGATCCCGCGCGCACCTGGACGCTGGGTGGCGCGCTCGCGTTGCTGTGCGTGCAGTACCTCTTCCTCCTCACGCTGGGCGGCCGCTACGACGCCGAGGGCGAGCGCCCACGCGGCAGCTTCCTCACGCTGCGCGGCGTCATCTCGCTCTTCCGTACGCCACGCGTGGTGCTGGTGGGCTGGATCCACTTCCTGGCGTTCGACCTCTTCGTGGGCGCCAGCATCGCGCTCGACGCCGAGCGCGTGGGCATCTCTCACCTGTGGTGCCTGCCCATCTTGGGCCTCACCCTCATGTACGGACCGGTGGGGATGCTGGCGTACTTGGTGCTGCGGCTAGTGGCCGGCTGA
- a CDS encoding c-type cytochrome translates to MSLDDALYVLSITAVLALLDGTFAVFGAALSLRVLRGLDVVFALPALGLLGLGWLVWGPHELLAVLPLKRVEITAEARDGQWHFVHMHTGAQETDALTVPHDIPVHLTVRSETERRQLYIPTLRVRVEVDPGETESVWFRAAAPTREDAAYVVYDRYRPRYPEYEREPFTVRVVSLDDFWAYQEPCSLPFPWDQCGERFGDNELACWGERLSQEMGCMGCHAVDGPSVGPPLRGMWGSTTTLTDGRTPVVDDQYFRRALLRPQADIAAGFDGADMPAYHPTPDRILALRAYLMWLTDPNAPVLKERNLRDPG, encoded by the coding sequence GTGAGCTTGGACGACGCGCTGTACGTGCTGAGCATCACCGCGGTGCTGGCGCTCCTGGATGGGACCTTCGCGGTGTTCGGGGCGGCGCTCTCACTGCGCGTCCTGCGGGGCCTGGACGTGGTGTTCGCGCTGCCGGCGCTGGGGCTTCTCGGGCTGGGCTGGTTGGTGTGGGGGCCGCACGAGCTCCTCGCCGTGCTGCCGCTGAAGCGCGTGGAGATCACGGCCGAGGCGCGAGACGGTCAGTGGCACTTCGTGCACATGCACACCGGGGCGCAGGAGACCGATGCGTTGACGGTGCCGCACGACATCCCCGTGCACCTCACCGTTCGGTCGGAGACCGAGCGGCGCCAGCTGTACATCCCAACACTCCGGGTACGGGTGGAGGTGGATCCGGGAGAGACCGAGAGCGTGTGGTTTCGTGCAGCCGCGCCCACACGCGAGGACGCCGCGTATGTGGTGTACGACCGATACCGTCCTCGGTACCCCGAGTACGAGCGGGAGCCGTTCACCGTACGCGTGGTGAGCCTCGACGACTTCTGGGCGTACCAGGAGCCGTGCTCCTTGCCCTTCCCCTGGGACCAATGTGGCGAGCGCTTCGGGGACAACGAGCTCGCGTGCTGGGGCGAGCGCCTCTCGCAGGAGATGGGCTGCATGGGCTGCCACGCCGTCGACGGCCCGTCAGTCGGCCCGCCGCTCCGCGGAATGTGGGGCAGCACCACCACGCTGACCGATGGGAGGACGCCGGTGGTGGACGACCAGTACTTCAGGCGAGCCCTGCTCCGACCCCAAGCCGACATCGCCGCGGGCTTCGATGGAGCCGACATGCCGGCCTACCACCCAACCCCCGATCGGATCCTCGCGCTTCGTGCGTATCTCATGTGGCTCACGGACCCGAACGCTCCCGTGCTCAAGGAGCGCAATCTCCGGGACCCTGGCTAG
- a CDS encoding glutathione transferase GstA, translated as MTTTFKLYYTPTSCGAANYLAATIGGLEFDSEVVDLAKHQTKSGKDFYAINPKGNVPAIVFADGSMLNENVATLTFLADQGNAGLAPQEGTTERYAYLNDLGFVTSELHPAYGALFNPKLSTEAREAAMANVQRRVDKFVGMIDGGKKPFLNGKSLSAADLYAFIVLGWSGFLKVTLPSAAQGYVDALKADPRIESAQAAMTAAQ; from the coding sequence ATGACCACCACGTTCAAGCTCTACTACACCCCCACCAGCTGCGGCGCAGCCAACTACCTCGCGGCGACCATCGGCGGCCTCGAGTTCGACTCGGAGGTGGTGGACCTCGCGAAGCACCAGACCAAGTCCGGAAAGGACTTCTACGCGATCAACCCGAAGGGCAACGTCCCCGCCATCGTGTTCGCGGATGGGTCGATGCTCAACGAGAACGTGGCCACGCTCACCTTCCTCGCCGACCAGGGCAACGCTGGCCTCGCCCCGCAGGAGGGCACCACCGAGCGCTACGCGTACCTCAACGACCTCGGCTTCGTGACCAGCGAGCTGCACCCCGCGTACGGCGCGCTGTTCAACCCGAAGCTCAGCACCGAAGCGCGCGAGGCGGCCATGGCCAACGTGCAGCGGCGCGTGGACAAGTTCGTGGGCATGATCGATGGCGGGAAGAAGCCATTCCTCAACGGCAAGTCGCTGAGCGCCGCAGACCTCTACGCGTTCATCGTGCTCGGGTGGAGCGGCTTCCTGAAGGTCACGCTGCCCTCCGCAGCGCAGGGCTATGTGGATGCCCTCAAGGCTGACCCGCGCATAGAGAGCGCGCAGGCGGCGATGACCGCCGCGCAGTGA
- a CDS encoding 2-isopropylmalate synthase, which produces MSQPDHVRIFDTTLRDGEQSPGATMTSSEKLEVAKTLSRLGVDIIEAGFAAASPDDLLAVRGIAEGVGMVAVEGRPVAEPPRICSLARAATGDIDKAWEAVSPAKHPRIHTFLATSPIHREHKLRMSKAEVLSKITEMVTYARGLCADIEFSPEDAGRTEMEFLYEAIQAAIEAGASTINIPDTVGYTTPDEFGERIALIHQNVVGVERAIISVHCHNDLGLAVANSLAALQNGARQVEVAVNGIGERAGNASLEEIVMALKVRHDRFKLTTTVDSTQLTRISRLVSKVTGMSVQPNKAIVGANAFAHEAGIHQDGMLKNQETYEIMRPETVGASQSLLVLGKHSGRAAFANRLAELGYPLAGAELYKAFARFKNLADKKKHITDADLLALVSDELYQPEELYRLDALQVTCGTGMPTATVRLEIPGGELRTVSTVGTGPVDAVYMAIQQIVNIPVTLLEYSVQSVTRGIDALGEVNVRVSADEEPELDESRINPQSGGSRARVYHGHGAHTDVIVASAKAYLASLNRLLSVQQNRSAREAEVATSA; this is translated from the coding sequence ATGTCCCAGCCTGACCACGTTCGCATCTTCGACACCACCCTGCGCGACGGGGAGCAATCCCCCGGCGCCACGATGACGAGCTCCGAGAAGCTCGAGGTCGCGAAGACGCTGAGCCGGCTAGGCGTGGACATCATCGAGGCGGGCTTCGCGGCCGCCTCCCCGGATGACCTCTTGGCGGTGCGTGGCATCGCCGAGGGCGTGGGCATGGTCGCCGTGGAAGGCCGCCCCGTGGCCGAGCCGCCGCGCATCTGCTCGCTGGCGCGCGCCGCCACGGGAGACATCGACAAGGCCTGGGAGGCCGTCTCGCCGGCCAAACACCCGCGCATCCACACCTTCCTGGCCACCTCGCCCATCCACCGCGAGCACAAGCTGCGCATGAGCAAGGCCGAGGTGCTCTCGAAGATCACCGAGATGGTGACCTACGCGCGCGGCCTGTGCGCCGACATCGAGTTCAGCCCCGAGGACGCGGGCCGCACCGAGATGGAGTTCCTCTACGAGGCCATCCAGGCCGCCATCGAGGCCGGCGCCAGCACCATCAACATCCCCGACACGGTGGGCTACACCACGCCCGACGAGTTCGGCGAGCGCATCGCGCTGATCCACCAGAACGTAGTGGGTGTGGAGCGGGCCATCATCAGCGTGCACTGCCACAACGACCTGGGCCTCGCGGTGGCCAACAGCCTGGCCGCGCTGCAGAACGGCGCGCGTCAGGTGGAGGTGGCGGTCAACGGCATCGGCGAGCGCGCCGGCAACGCGTCGCTCGAAGAGATCGTGATGGCGCTGAAGGTGCGGCACGACCGCTTCAAGCTCACCACCACCGTGGACAGCACGCAGCTCACGCGCATCAGCCGCCTGGTCAGCAAGGTGACCGGCATGTCGGTGCAGCCCAACAAGGCCATCGTGGGCGCCAACGCGTTCGCGCACGAGGCGGGCATCCACCAGGACGGGATGCTCAAGAACCAAGAGACCTACGAGATCATGCGGCCCGAGACCGTGGGGGCCAGCCAGAGCCTCTTGGTGCTGGGCAAGCACTCGGGGCGCGCGGCCTTCGCCAACCGCCTGGCCGAGCTGGGCTACCCGCTGGCGGGCGCCGAGCTCTACAAGGCCTTCGCGCGGTTCAAGAACCTGGCCGACAAGAAGAAGCACATCACGGATGCAGACCTGTTGGCCCTGGTGAGCGACGAGCTGTACCAGCCCGAAGAGCTGTATCGCCTGGACGCGCTGCAGGTCACCTGCGGCACCGGCATGCCCACCGCCACCGTGCGCCTCGAGATCCCGGGAGGCGAGCTGCGCACCGTGTCCACGGTGGGCACGGGCCCTGTGGACGCGGTCTACATGGCCATCCAGCAGATCGTGAACATCCCCGTCACGCTGCTCGAGTACAGCGTGCAGTCCGTCACGCGCGGCATCGACGCCCTGGGTGAGGTCAACGTCCGCGTGAGCGCCGACGAAGAGCCCGAGCTCGACGAGAGCCGCATCAACCCCCAGAGCGGTGGCAGCCGCGCGCGTGTCTATCACGGGCACGGCGCCCACACCGACGTCATCGTCGCGAGCGCCAAGGCGTACCTCGCGTCGCTGAACCGCCTGCTCTCGGTCCAACAAAACCGCTCTGCCCGCGAGGCCGAGGTAGCCACCTCCGCCTGA
- a CDS encoding CHAD domain-containing protein produces the protein MTTELKPQVAPAAAVKAEPVALSRGVSVEDGFRLIVGNCLKQVQDNQRGVAQGADPECIHQMRVGTRRLRSALRLFERWIPFPPALQEELTWLGEQLGAARDADVLADTTLPMLIEGCPQEPDLVPLRQVALSMAGEKRQQAAEAVTSVRYSRLMLALDSWLQGSRFCESLDETARAALQKPLEKRARKTLRRRHEKLLERGKRLARGTPEERHRVRIAAKNTRYAAEFFLPLQPSEQMERYIECLEALQDVLGGMNDAAVADRLLHDIEVSHPELASSASFAREHLRAATMQDLEGVGALWKRFKAMELGRASR, from the coding sequence ATGACGACGGAACTCAAACCGCAGGTCGCCCCAGCCGCTGCCGTCAAGGCCGAGCCTGTGGCGCTGAGCCGTGGGGTGAGCGTCGAAGACGGGTTTCGGCTCATCGTGGGCAACTGCCTGAAACAGGTGCAGGACAATCAGCGCGGCGTCGCGCAGGGAGCCGACCCGGAGTGCATACACCAGATGCGCGTGGGAACGCGCCGCCTGCGCTCTGCGCTGCGCTTGTTCGAACGATGGATCCCATTCCCCCCCGCGCTGCAAGAAGAGCTCACCTGGCTCGGTGAGCAGCTGGGAGCCGCGCGTGACGCCGACGTGCTGGCCGACACCACCCTGCCGATGCTCATCGAAGGGTGCCCGCAGGAACCGGACCTCGTGCCGCTCCGGCAGGTCGCGCTGAGCATGGCCGGGGAGAAGCGGCAGCAGGCCGCCGAGGCGGTGACGTCCGTGCGCTACTCGCGCCTGATGCTCGCCCTGGACAGCTGGCTCCAGGGTTCGCGCTTCTGCGAGTCCCTCGACGAGACCGCCCGCGCCGCGCTCCAGAAGCCGCTCGAGAAGCGCGCGAGGAAGACCCTGCGTCGCCGGCACGAGAAGCTGCTCGAGCGCGGCAAGCGGCTGGCGCGCGGAACGCCCGAGGAGCGCCACAGGGTGCGCATCGCAGCCAAGAACACGCGCTACGCAGCGGAGTTCTTCCTGCCGCTCCAACCGTCAGAACAGATGGAGCGCTACATCGAGTGCCTCGAGGCCCTGCAGGATGTCCTCGGGGGCATGAACGACGCCGCCGTCGCCGACCGGCTCCTGCACGACATCGAGGTCAGCCACCCCGAGCTGGCCAGCAGCGCTTCGTTCGCGAGGGAGCACCTTCGCGCCGCGACGATGCAAGACCTCGAAGGGGTGGGCGCGCTCTGGAAGCGGTTCAAGGCCATGGAGCTCGGCCGAGCATCCAGATAG
- a CDS encoding AgmX/PglI C-terminal domain-containing protein → MDERRFALHGGPTTCDSYELQCNRECMRGDARHCHLLGLGHLLRPINHELATELLLRGCQLGLPESCVEWVLAVGRASDVDQCQRPVMERACALDVARGCAVAGAYATDAGEHDEARDFALRACALGDYDTCARLAETTDATTPDGIETLRRLLFAACFRGEHLRSCVRLAEALEDGPFATDTANEAGVAWEQACRLDRRYCSRVPPPRPPPVGTDAGSASLYAEPSAPAGATPTDTSERGGSLSADVIRTVVRANQRHVQACYETALARWSEMRGTVTVRFIIQPDGTVSTATVVSDTVGDAGLRACITASVATWRFPAPAGGMVSVTYPFTLEST, encoded by the coding sequence ATGGACGAGCGCCGCTTCGCTCTCCACGGTGGGCCGACCACGTGCGACTCCTACGAGCTGCAGTGCAACCGGGAATGCATGCGGGGGGACGCGCGCCACTGCCACCTGCTGGGGTTGGGACATCTGCTGCGCCCAATCAACCATGAGCTGGCCACCGAGCTGCTGCTGCGTGGCTGCCAGCTGGGGCTGCCGGAGAGCTGCGTCGAGTGGGTGCTGGCGGTGGGGCGCGCCTCCGACGTGGACCAGTGCCAGCGGCCCGTGATGGAGCGTGCGTGCGCGCTGGACGTGGCTCGCGGGTGCGCCGTTGCAGGGGCCTACGCCACAGATGCCGGAGAACACGACGAGGCGCGTGATTTCGCCCTTCGTGCGTGCGCCCTGGGTGACTACGACACCTGCGCTCGGCTCGCAGAGACGACCGACGCGACCACTCCCGACGGCATCGAGACCCTGCGCCGCTTGCTGTTCGCGGCGTGCTTTCGCGGGGAGCACCTTCGCTCGTGCGTGCGGCTGGCGGAGGCGCTCGAGGACGGCCCCTTCGCCACGGACACGGCCAACGAGGCGGGAGTGGCCTGGGAGCAGGCTTGCCGGTTGGACCGGCGCTACTGCTCGCGCGTGCCGCCTCCGCGCCCACCACCCGTGGGCACCGACGCGGGCTCTGCCTCGCTCTACGCGGAGCCGAGCGCTCCCGCCGGCGCCACCCCGACCGATACCAGCGAGCGCGGTGGGTCCCTCAGCGCGGATGTGATCCGGACCGTTGTTCGTGCCAACCAGCGCCACGTGCAGGCCTGCTACGAGACCGCACTCGCACGCTGGTCCGAAATGCGCGGCACCGTGACGGTGCGCTTCATCATCCAACCCGACGGCACGGTCTCGACGGCCACCGTGGTCAGCGACACCGTCGGCGATGCCGGACTCCGCGCGTGCATCACCGCGTCGGTCGCGACGTGGCGGTTCCCAGCCCCTGCGGGCGGGATGGTGAGTGTCACGTACCCCTTCACGCTCGAGTCCACGTGA
- a CDS encoding nucleotidyl transferase AbiEii/AbiGii toxin family protein has protein sequence MIPRASITAWRQAAPWGDNAQVEQDLVLSRAIAELFGRPLIADGLAFRGGTALHKLFFSPPGRYSEDIDLVQRTAGPIGPLVDEIRAALDPWLGAPRWKAGHGRFALHYRFDTTFTPVVQMRLKVEINTREHFAVHGFVSRSFMVENPWFNGNALLSTYRLPELLGTKLRALYQRKKGRDLFDLSLALEHEEFDSAALLYAFDRYMEHGGTPVTRAQFEANMAAKVSDPTFLADVPPLLRTGLAYDPRDAWSQVHAAIVARLPGEPWKGDGSAR, from the coding sequence GTGATCCCACGCGCAAGCATCACCGCATGGCGCCAAGCGGCACCCTGGGGTGACAACGCGCAGGTCGAGCAGGACTTGGTCCTGTCGCGCGCCATCGCGGAGCTCTTCGGTCGTCCGCTCATCGCAGATGGCCTGGCGTTCCGCGGTGGCACGGCCCTCCACAAGCTCTTCTTCAGTCCACCCGGTCGCTACTCCGAAGACATCGACCTCGTGCAGCGGACGGCTGGGCCCATCGGTCCACTGGTGGATGAGATCCGCGCAGCGCTCGACCCGTGGCTCGGCGCGCCAAGATGGAAAGCCGGTCACGGACGGTTCGCACTCCACTACCGCTTCGACACCACCTTCACGCCCGTGGTCCAGATGCGGTTGAAGGTAGAGATCAACACACGGGAGCACTTCGCCGTCCACGGCTTTGTGTCTCGCTCGTTCATGGTCGAGAACCCTTGGTTCAATGGCAACGCGCTGTTGTCGACGTACCGGCTTCCGGAGCTGCTCGGCACCAAGCTCCGCGCCCTCTATCAGCGGAAGAAGGGGCGGGACCTCTTCGACCTGTCGCTCGCCCTCGAGCATGAGGAGTTCGACTCGGCGGCCCTGCTCTATGCGTTCGACCGATACATGGAGCACGGCGGCACGCCGGTCACGCGAGCGCAGTTCGAGGCCAACATGGCGGCCAAGGTGAGCGACCCGACGTTCTTGGCAGACGTCCCCCCGCTGCTGCGCACTGGTCTGGCGTACGACCCACGCGACGCGTGGTCGCAGGTTCACGCAGCCATCGTTGCGCGACTGCCTGGCGAGCCGTGGAAGGGAGATGGTAGCGCCCGCTGA
- the leuD gene encoding 3-isopropylmalate dehydratase small subunit: MAKFTTLESHVVPLPAENVDTDQIIPARFLKVTDKDGLGKSLFCDWRYLADGSDNPAFVLNEPASQGAAVLLAGDNFGCGSSREHAPWALVGWGLRALISTSFADIFKSNSLKNGLLPIEVSKEVHQQLMATVNADRTARVQVDLESQTLTLPSGEKVTFPVDAFAKRCLLNGIDQLGYILSFEDAISKYEQSRP, translated from the coding sequence ATGGCCAAGTTCACGACCCTCGAGTCCCACGTCGTCCCGCTCCCCGCCGAGAACGTCGACACCGACCAGATCATCCCGGCGCGCTTCCTCAAGGTCACCGACAAGGACGGCCTCGGGAAGAGCCTCTTCTGCGACTGGCGCTACCTCGCCGACGGCAGCGACAACCCCGCGTTCGTGCTGAACGAGCCTGCGAGCCAGGGCGCCGCCGTGCTCCTGGCCGGCGACAACTTCGGCTGCGGCAGCTCGCGCGAGCACGCGCCCTGGGCCCTGGTGGGCTGGGGGCTGCGCGCCCTCATCAGCACCAGCTTCGCCGACATCTTCAAGAGCAACTCGCTCAAGAACGGCCTGCTGCCCATCGAGGTCAGCAAGGAAGTGCACCAGCAGCTCATGGCCACCGTGAACGCCGACCGCACGGCCCGCGTGCAAGTGGACCTCGAGTCGCAGACGCTCACGCTCCCGAGCGGCGAGAAGGTCACGTTCCCCGTGGACGCGTTCGCCAAGCGCTGCTTGCTCAACGGCATCGACCAGCTGGGCTACATCCTGAGCTTCGAGGACGCCATCTCGAAGTACGAGCAGTCCCGCCCCTGA
- a CDS encoding type IV toxin-antitoxin system AbiEi family antitoxin, whose product MTRPRTLHDWIEARPEEGKYFFTRADAGAVTNASDAAIKMTLHRLKRRGSIVSPRRDFFVVVPREYRSVGSPPATWFIDDLMRHQGRRYYVALLSAAALHGAGHQQPMAFQVMVDGTERAIEVGRVRVEFHVSSRFEGAATQTLQTETGTMTVATPETTAFDLVRFPEASGYWSNVATVLSELAEKLDARALVEGAHRVAQSDVQRLGWLLERVEQPELADALWTMLAGKRLQPTRLSSARDASDAPLDPRWRVLVNDDVEGDQ is encoded by the coding sequence ATGACCCGCCCCAGGACCCTGCACGATTGGATCGAGGCGCGCCCGGAAGAGGGGAAATACTTCTTCACGCGAGCCGATGCTGGGGCCGTGACCAATGCCTCCGACGCGGCCATCAAGATGACGCTCCACCGGCTCAAGCGACGAGGGTCCATCGTCAGCCCGCGCCGGGACTTCTTCGTGGTGGTGCCACGCGAGTATCGCTCCGTGGGCTCGCCACCAGCCACGTGGTTCATCGATGACCTCATGCGGCACCAGGGCCGGCGCTACTACGTTGCCCTGCTGAGCGCGGCCGCCCTCCATGGCGCCGGGCACCAACAGCCCATGGCCTTCCAGGTGATGGTGGATGGCACCGAGCGCGCCATCGAGGTGGGGCGCGTGCGCGTCGAGTTCCACGTCAGCAGCCGCTTCGAGGGCGCCGCGACCCAGACACTGCAGACCGAGACCGGGACCATGACCGTCGCCACGCCGGAGACCACCGCCTTCGACCTGGTGCGCTTTCCCGAGGCGTCCGGATACTGGAGCAACGTGGCCACCGTGCTCTCCGAGCTGGCGGAGAAACTGGACGCTCGCGCGCTGGTCGAGGGTGCTCACCGTGTCGCGCAGAGCGACGTGCAGCGTCTGGGGTGGCTGCTCGAGAGGGTCGAGCAACCCGAGCTGGCGGACGCCCTCTGGACAATGCTCGCGGGCAAGCGCCTCCAGCCGACGCGTCTCAGCTCCGCGCGCGACGCGAGTGACGCGCCACTCGACCCGCGCTGGCGCGTACTGGTCAACGATGACGTGGAGGGCGACCAGTGA
- the leuC gene encoding 3-isopropylmalate dehydratase large subunit translates to MSASQKQPKTLFQKVWEQHVVAEEEGCPAVLYIDLHLIHEVTSPQAFTGLRERGLKARRPENTLATMDHSTPTDPKKLKVIDAQAAAQLDMLTANCAEFGITLYGLGNLKNGIVHVVGPERGLTQPGKTIVCGDSHTSTHGAFGALAFGIGTSEVEHVLASQCLLQTRPKTLEVRVEGKLAPGVTAKDIILALCAKIGVGGATGYVIEYTGSAIRDLSMQGRMTVCNMSIEAGARAGMIAPDEKTFEFIEGREFAPKGADWDAAVARWKQLPSDPGATYDALVEIDAASLTPMITYGTNPGMGMGVGDSTPLASAFEGSERAAYEKAMDYMGITPGDSLLGHKVDVVFIGSCTNSRIEDLRDAASIFKGRKVQGVRTLVVPGSHDIKHQAEAEGLDKIFVEAGAEWREPGCSMCIAMNGDNLEPGQYAVSTSNRNFEGRQGKGGRTILASPLTAAAAAVTGKVTDVRELLG, encoded by the coding sequence ATGTCCGCCAGTCAGAAGCAGCCGAAGACCTTGTTCCAAAAGGTCTGGGAACAGCACGTGGTCGCCGAAGAGGAGGGCTGTCCGGCCGTGCTCTACATCGACCTGCACCTCATCCACGAGGTGACCTCGCCGCAGGCGTTCACGGGTCTGCGCGAGCGCGGCCTCAAGGCGCGCCGCCCCGAGAACACGCTCGCCACCATGGACCACAGCACGCCGACCGACCCGAAGAAGCTGAAGGTCATCGACGCGCAGGCCGCGGCGCAGCTCGACATGCTCACCGCCAACTGCGCGGAGTTCGGCATCACGCTCTACGGCCTCGGCAACCTCAAGAACGGCATCGTGCACGTGGTCGGTCCCGAGCGCGGCCTCACGCAGCCGGGCAAGACCATCGTCTGCGGTGACAGCCACACGTCCACGCATGGCGCGTTCGGCGCCCTGGCGTTCGGCATCGGCACCAGCGAAGTGGAGCACGTGCTCGCCTCGCAGTGCCTGCTGCAGACGCGCCCGAAGACGCTCGAAGTGCGCGTGGAGGGCAAGCTCGCCCCCGGCGTCACGGCCAAGGACATCATCCTCGCGCTGTGCGCCAAGATCGGCGTGGGCGGGGCCACCGGCTACGTCATCGAGTACACCGGCAGCGCCATCCGCGACCTGTCCATGCAGGGCCGCATGACGGTCTGCAACATGAGCATCGAGGCCGGCGCGCGCGCGGGCATGATCGCCCCCGACGAGAAGACCTTCGAGTTCATCGAGGGCCGCGAGTTCGCGCCGAAGGGCGCTGACTGGGACGCCGCCGTGGCCCGCTGGAAGCAACTGCCGAGCGACCCGGGCGCCACGTACGACGCCCTCGTGGAGATCGACGCCGCCTCGCTCACGCCGATGATCACCTACGGCACCAACCCCGGCATGGGCATGGGCGTGGGCGACAGCACGCCGCTCGCCAGCGCCTTCGAGGGCAGCGAGCGCGCCGCCTACGAGAAGGCCATGGACTACATGGGCATCACGCCCGGTGACTCGCTGCTCGGCCACAAGGTGGACGTGGTGTTCATCGGCAGCTGCACCAACTCGCGCATCGAAGACCTGCGCGACGCCGCCAGCATCTTCAAGGGCCGCAAGGTTCAGGGCGTGCGCACCCTGGTGGTACCGGGCTCGCACGACATCAAGCACCAGGCCGAGGCCGAGGGTCTCGACAAGATCTTCGTGGAAGCCGGCGCCGAGTGGCGCGAGCCGGGCTGCTCCATGTGCATCGCCATGAACGGCGACAACCTCGAGCCCGGGCAGTACGCCGTGAGCACGAGCAACCGCAACTTCGAGGGCCGGCAGGGCAAGGGTGGTCGCACCATCTTGGCCTCGCCGCTCACCGCCGCCGCGGCCGCCGTCACCGGCAAGGTCACGGACGTGCGCGAGCTGCTCGGCTGA
- the ilvN gene encoding acetolactate synthase small subunit produces MSEASYRTFVVYVEDKPGVLNRVASLFRRRNFNIHSLNVGNTNEAGVSRMTIVIESDLDKAKRIESNLYKLVNVLWVDDITDLATIDIALALIKVTARPERRTELLQVASVFNARTVDMSLDTMTFEITDSQTRIDAFLAVLKPFGVEEMVQTGTVSMMRGSVAPRPGHPTVNARPVVAAE; encoded by the coding sequence ATGAGCGAAGCAAGCTACCGCACGTTCGTCGTGTACGTCGAAGACAAGCCGGGCGTTCTCAACCGCGTGGCCTCCCTCTTCCGCCGGCGCAACTTCAACATCCACTCGCTGAACGTGGGCAACACCAACGAGGCGGGCGTCTCGCGCATGACCATCGTGATCGAGTCCGATCTCGACAAGGCCAAGCGCATCGAGTCCAACCTCTACAAGCTGGTCAACGTCTTGTGGGTGGACGACATCACGGACCTGGCCACCATCGACATCGCGCTGGCGCTCATCAAGGTGACCGCGCGCCCCGAGCGCCGCACCGAGCTGCTGCAGGTGGCCAGCGTGTTCAACGCGCGCACGGTGGACATGTCGCTCGACACCATGACGTTCGAGATCACCGACAGCCAGACGCGCATCGACGCGTTCCTGGCGGTGCTCAAGCCGTTCGGTGTGGAAGAGATGGTGCAGACCGGCACCGTGTCCATGATGCGCGGCTCTGTCGCGCCTCGCCCCGGTCACCCGACAGTGAATGCGCGGCCTGTAGTAGCCGCAGAGTAA